A genomic region of Elaeis guineensis isolate ETL-2024a chromosome 9, EG11, whole genome shotgun sequence contains the following coding sequences:
- the LOC105052140 gene encoding protein trichome birefringence-like 8 — protein sequence MGYALCFPVAVLFFFFFLLFVDVPIPSQPFSIFFSFLPSPLHVTHDDRPQVCDYSYGHWVWDEGYGSKYYGEDCPFLDPGFQCRANGRKDTAYLNWRWQPYGCDLPRFNATDMLERSRNGKIIFAGDSIGRNQWESLVCMLAKGVGNPSRIFEEYGSPITKHWGFLSIVFQDYNLTVEYYRSPYLVVMGRPPADSPSQVKRTIRLDVLAWQSKRWADADVLILNAGHWWNEDKTTKSGSYFQVGQALNMTMDVKEAFGRTLRTVREWALRNLKQENSYFFFRSYAPSHYSNGTWDNAGSCHTDSAPETKASALELEPWNNEVISDMIEEMKGDGRKLVQLLNITYSTGFRKDGHPSSHREPGTPADAPQDCSHWCLPGVPDMWNELLYAHLLSMDYDTKRKI from the exons ATGGGCTACGCCTTATGCTTTCCCGTCGcagtcctctttttcttcttctttcttctctttgtaGATGTGCCGATACCCTCCCAACCGTtctccatcttcttctccttcttgcctTCTCCTTTGCATGTGACGCACGATGATCGTCCCCAAGTTTGTGATTACTCGTATGGGCACTGGGTCTGGGACGAGGGGTATGGCTCGAAGTATTATGGCGAAGACTGCCCGTTCTTGGACCCGGGATTCCAGTGCCGCGCCAATGGCCGGAAGGACACTGCCTACCTCAATTGGCGGTGGCAACCTTATGGGTGTGACCTCCCTAG ATTCAATGCCACTGATATGCTAGAGAGAAGCAGGAATGGAAAGATTATATTCGCCGGGGATTCAATTGGGAGAAACCAATGGGAGTCATTAGTGTGTATGCTGGCTAAAGGTGTAGGAAACCCATCCAGGATCTTCGAGGAGTATGGGAGCCCCATAACCAAACACTGGGGCTTCCTTTCCATAGTTTTCCAAGACTACAACCTTACGGTGGAGTACTACCGCTCTCCCTATCTCGTCGTCATGGGTCGCCCTCCGGCAGACTCCCCGAGCCAAGTCAAGAGGACCATTCGGCTTGACGTCTTGGCTTGGCAGTCCAAACGATGGGCAGATGCTGATGTGCTCATCCTCAATGCCGGTCACTGGTGGAACGAAGACAAGACCACCAAATC AGGAAGCTATTTTCAAGTTGGTCAAGCTTTAAACATGACCATGGATGTGAAGGAGGCATTTGGAAGGACTCTACGGACAGTGAGAGAGTGGGCCCTCAGGAACCTAAAGCAAGAGAACAGTTATTTCTTCTTCCGAAGTTATGCTCCATCTCACTATAG CAATGGCACATGGGACAACGCAGGCTCATGTCACACAGATTCAGCACCAGAAACCAAGGCTAGTGCACTCGAACTGGAGCCATGGAACAATGAAGTCATCTCAGATATGATCGAAGAGATGAAGGGTGATGGAAGGAAATTAGTGCAGCTTCTCAACATCACATATTCGACAGGATTTAGGAAAGATGGCCACCCTTCGAGCCACCGGGAGCCGGGCACCCCGGCTGATGCTCCTCAAGATTGTAGCCACTGGTGCCTTCCGGGGGTGCCTGATATGTGGAACGAGCTCCTATATGCTCATCTCTTGTCAATGGATTATGACACcaagagaaaaatttga